The genomic stretch GGGTATAGCGCAGGCCATCGTGCATAACCCGAAATTTGTGGTGTTGGATGAACCGACAAACGGGTTGGATCCGAACCAGATTGTAGATATTCGTAATCTGATTCGGGAGATTGCTGAAGATCATGCGGTTTTGTTGTCAACACACATATTGTCTGAAGTTCAAGCCATCTGTAACGAGATTAAGATGATCGAGAATGGCAAACTGGTATTTTCAGGTAGCATGGAAGATTTTGATAATTACGTGGCACCCGAAAGTTTCGTGATTGAATTGGGAAAGTCTCCCGATAAAACGGTATTGGAAACATTATGCGAAAATAAAGGTGTGGAGGTCTTGGGAAACGGACGTTTCCGGATTTTCCTCAAAGATGATACGGCTATTACCGAGAGGTATGTAGAAGCAAGTGTCGCTAATGGTTGGGAGTTGAAAGACTTGCTTGTTGAACGTTGTTCTTTGGATGAGATTTTTGCACAGTTATCGGGAAAAACAAAAAATAGTAAGTAAGATGAAATTAAATAATAATATAAAAACGGCCATTCGTGTTGCCAAGATTGAATTGAACTCCATGTTCTATTCTCCCGTGGCTTGGCTTGTTTTAGTGATATTCGGTTTCCAAATCGGGATGTCATTTGCCGAAGTGTTTGGAGATCAATTACGTTATCAGGATATGGGGTATGATTTGTGGCAGGTAACCACGGGTGTTTTTACCGGGATGCGAGGAATATTACCTCCAATCCAAAGGTATATATATCTTTATATTCCGTTGATTACGATGGGATTGATGAGTCGGGAATATCAAAGTGGTTCGATTAAATTATTGTATTCATCTCCGGTGAAAAACACGTCAATCATTTTTGGTAAATTTTTATCTATGATGGTTTACGGTTTTGCATTGATTGCCGTTTTGGGGGTGTTTGTTCTGTTCTCTGCGATAACCATTGTGAATTTTGATTATTCGTTAGTGTTATCAGGAATGGTGGGATTGTATTTATTGATTTTGGCTTATTCGGCTATTGGTTTGTTCATGTCGTCGATTACCAAATATCAAGTTGTTGCGGCGATCGGTACTTTGGCTGTTTTGGCTGTTTTGAATTTTATCGGGGATGTTGGGCAGGAATATGATTTAGTTCGGAACATTACATATTGGTTGTCTATTACCGGACGGGCTTATCCGTTTATAGAGGGGTTGATAGCCAGTGATAATGTATTCTATTTTATAATTGTGATCGGGTTCTTTTTGGCGTTATCTATCTTGAAGTTAAACACGGAGAAGAGTATCATGTCGCTGAAAACGAAGGTTTTGAAATATAGCGGTATCGTGTTGGTAACGTTCGTGTTGGGTTATGTATCCTCAACTCCTTACACGAAATTTTATTATGATGCTTCTTACACAAAGGAAAACACGTTAGCCAAAGAGAGTCAGGAGGTAATTAAAAATTTGGATGGAGGGTTGACAATCACGACTTACGTGAATCTGTTGGACGAGGATTTTTATAATGGGGTGCCTCGTAATAGAAATAATGATTTAAAGCGTTTTGAGAAATATATCCGGTTTAAACCGGATATTGAGATGAAGTATGTTTATTATTACGATAAGGCGACAAATTCAAGTTTAGAATGGCGTTTTCCGAATAAAACCGACGAGGAAAGAGTTGAATTATTGTGTCAAGCAAATAAACTGGATCGTAAAATGTTCATGTCTCCGGGAGAGATGAAAAAGATTATTGATTTGGGACCGGAACAAAATAAGTTTCTTCGTATTATGGAACGGGATAACGGGCAGAAAGCATTCTTGAGAATGTTCCATGATAATAAGAAGCATCCGGATGAGGCAGAAATATCTGCTGCGTTGAAACGTTTTACTTCTCCTGCACCCAAAGTTGCTTTTTCCACCGGGTATGGTTCTCGGGAAATTGATAATTACGGGGGGCGCGGATATTATCTGTTTGCACGGGATAAATGGTTCCGTCAAGCTCTTATGAATAATGGTTTTGATACGAGAACGATCAATCTGGATAAAGAATCACTTGATGATTCCGTGGATGTGTTGGTTATCTCTGATTTACGGGATTCATTGTCTGGTGTCGCGATGGCGAAGGTACAAGATTATATAGCCAAAGGAGGTAATTTATTTATTTTAGGTGAATATGGACGGAGTGAAAATATGAATAAATTGACATCGTCCTTGGGAGTGAAGTTTTCCGACGGGGTGTTGGTAAATGAAAATGAATATGCCTCTCCGACAGTGGTAGTTGGTTTCTTTACGGAAGAAGCTGCTAGAAAATATCCGACCTATGAGAAGTTGGAGAAATATGGTTACGTGGTAGGTTTACCTACTTCTGTCGCGTTGGATTATTCCGGGGTTCGGGAATTTGAAGTGACCCCGGTGCTGGTTTCGGATAAGGAT from Butyricimonas virosa encodes the following:
- a CDS encoding Gldg family protein, with product MKLNNNIKTAIRVAKIELNSMFYSPVAWLVLVIFGFQIGMSFAEVFGDQLRYQDMGYDLWQVTTGVFTGMRGILPPIQRYIYLYIPLITMGLMSREYQSGSIKLLYSSPVKNTSIIFGKFLSMMVYGFALIAVLGVFVLFSAITIVNFDYSLVLSGMVGLYLLILAYSAIGLFMSSITKYQVVAAIGTLAVLAVLNFIGDVGQEYDLVRNITYWLSITGRAYPFIEGLIASDNVFYFIIVIGFFLALSILKLNTEKSIMSLKTKVLKYSGIVLVTFVLGYVSSTPYTKFYYDASYTKENTLAKESQEVIKNLDGGLTITTYVNLLDEDFYNGVPRNRNNDLKRFEKYIRFKPDIEMKYVYYYDKATNSSLEWRFPNKTDEERVELLCQANKLDRKMFMSPGEMKKIIDLGPEQNKFLRIMERDNGQKAFLRMFHDNKKHPDEAEISAALKRFTSPAPKVAFSTGYGSREIDNYGGRGYYLFARDKWFRQALMNNGFDTRTINLDKESLDDSVDVLVISDLRDSLSGVAMAKVQDYIAKGGNLFILGEYGRSENMNKLTSSLGVKFSDGVLVNENEYASPTVVVGFFTEEAARKYPTYEKLEKYGYVVGLPTSVALDYSGVREFEVTPVLVSDKDAWLEKETTDFVDGKLEFNPEAGEKKDVYTVLLTMSRNVGDKEQRIVISGDSDVIGNEALTSGFTGINASNYSIINGSFRWLSYDEFPIDTRRADYIDSNIRLPKGCRSLVNWGCMAIFPLCIAALGIMIIFRRQRK
- a CDS encoding ABC transporter ATP-binding protein — translated: MENSIVRVEHLSHRYSVQWAIRDINFEISGNGVVGLLGSNGAGKSTTMNIICGVLNQTEGNVFINGINLREDPVEAKRYIGFLPQQPPLYTDLTVEEYLKHSAFLRLMPAEEVGKAVDRALDRCAITHFRDRLIKNLSGGYQQRVGIAQAIVHNPKFVVLDEPTNGLDPNQIVDIRNLIREIAEDHAVLLSTHILSEVQAICNEIKMIENGKLVFSGSMEDFDNYVAPESFVIELGKSPDKTVLETLCENKGVEVLGNGRFRIFLKDDTAITERYVEASVANGWELKDLLVERCSLDEIFAQLSGKTKNSK